aatgtTTCTTGGTCAAAAAAAAACATGGTTGATTGGTTGATTGTGGTTGAATTTTGTATCAGATCTTGTTTTAGGAAATTTGCATTACTGATGATTAATGAGTTATTGTTTGATTCCAAAATCTTGTTATTTCTTGAAATAAACTAAAGAAAAAAGCAAGATTTTGTATGAGTAGATGGTTATGTAGGGTATGAAAAACACAATGTATTTCTATATTGTGAATTGGATTATGATCTGATGTTAAAAGTACATGACATTgactgattgggtttcaataTTGCAGTAAAATTTCAAAGATAATTTCTTACAAAATGGGTATAGATTGGACAACTTTTCCTTGTGGTCATACTAATACATTAAATTGCCTCACGGTTTCTTTTAAGAGGAACAAATATTGTGTTCCCTTCACACAAATGCTTAATTTGAGTTTTGTTCATGCAGTGTTAATCTTGCTGACTGCTCCTCATCCTCAGCACAACAATCAGATGGACTAAGACGTTACGAATCTAGGTTACCTGGCTGGATCTGGATTTTCAAGCCTACTGATTTGGAGATCGTAACCCATTTTTTACCTACGAAAGTCTCAAATCCACTCATGTAGTGCAGTCCCATAATTGAATTAGATCTCTATCATGAGGATCCACTAGAAATTTTTGGTATGTAAAACACAAATTGAGCTACTTCATCTCTATATTTACTATTATGCATCTCACATATTCTTATATTAATGGTATGTATTACAGAGAAGTACAAGGAACAAACTGTAGAGGGAGAATTGTATTTTTTTCACTCAGAGACGAAGGAAATACCCAAATGGGGACAGACCAGCACGTGTTGTCCTTGATGGTAAGGGGATAAGGAGAATAAGTGGGGATGCTACTGAGATCTGTAAATCTGCAGGTGAAAAGATCGGTGCTCGTCAGTTATTATAATGTTACAGTACATAGTATCGAAAAAACCCGAAGCCTCACAAAGCGTAAAAAACTTAAAGAATCAGAAGAACACAAGACTAATATCAGAATGAATGAGTATGTGTTAGAAACTATAATGAACAAGAAATACAAAGACTTAGCTAAGGATGGCCCTGGTGGTAGTAAGAAGCTGGTAAGTATTTGCTTCATATTGACCATGACCTTTGtagtaaagtacttacaccatgaccTATGtactttattttatctttattcttatttgttagtttattttctcttgtcaaaagaaaaaaaaggaaaaaaacaaaaacaaaaaaactaggGACAGACTAATCACTATGCTAGGTCCCTTGTTAaggaaaaaaacaacaagagaaaATATCATTAGGTTCATTACTAGTttcataattttagtttttcttttgtattatttcaattatgtatttattttatttttcttgtttaaaaaaaaaagaatgaaaggaaaaaaaatcaaaaaaaaagtagaagtaaaataaaaaaaatgacaagaaaaattcattgcatcatattttggtttgtctagttcatttttagttttctattatttcaacaaagccaatggaagaaaaaatatccataatgaagtttcaagcaacaaggatttgaagaaaaagagttacacTGTTAAGATTTTacaaagttcaagatttcatcattaacagttgaagaccgaagaccggagaagaagattgaagaccgaagacgtttctatggacgTTGTGAAAGTGGTGCTAACTTCACGTTGAACGGATAACAAGGTAATAAGTAAGCATATCCCCATCCctgttaagtggttgatttactttcttagagatcgtcttGAAAAAAAGtgttttcaaaatgataaaaaatgtgggttttcaaaatataATTCAGAGGGATTTTCCTTCCTatcattcaacgtgtcgcaggattcctctcttcattcctacctggatacatgtgtgacccataaaaaagcttTTTATCATAAAACCTTTTCtagtgaggcagagtcgagactttcaaTCACTGTCGAACATGAATTCTTtcaataagggatggttatttctctctcaacttttgagCATGAGATTATGTTCTTTGATATATCTAACTttttatgactagtgtgcagaatctttatgtcttcttagcgcattAAATGCTATCTTTTCAGAGAacttgtaagttggaaaagtagctaggttttgtgggtatatctcttgtaaaccctcacgagattataactcatccactagggacacctacgAGTTCAAatgcttgttatacatgctaagtgtaaccgtaacCTCAATAAAAGGGAGTtgttgtatgttttagaattatagtttgatttgctcgaggactaacaaagtctaagtgtggaggaatttgataggtgtctataacaccttgatatttatctattgtttatgatttctttgcgaattttcttgtaaattatgtatcttatgtttgcttttgagttttataggtgcaatggagtcatttagagaaaaagaaaaagaattcatTCATTTGGAGCAGAAAGGGGTGAAAGCGTCATTTCATCGCAAGTGTTATTGGGTACACAATAGAGGAATAGGGGCATCCATCAGGTGGTTCGTATCCATCAGTGGGTGTCTGCGTCTATTTCCATTCCTACACATCCTTAAAAGTCAGAGACTCGGAGAAGTTTTATCTTCTCTCTTATCATTTGTTTTACCTCATATTGAGAAACGAGAGACGGTTGTTGCCTGAGATCGAGAACATGATGCTGAATCGAGATGAGAAGTGAGTGATAACTTCAACTGAAGATTAAGATTTTCGGTGTTGCTTCTGCATgagagaaatctagggtttgtgtTTGAATCAGAAAGGAGAATATCCTTTGGTTCATCTTGGCAATGTGACTCAAGGCAAGTAGATTATTTGCAGATATCCAATACAACCAGTGTTGTAAAGAATGGTCCATTTTTTTAATACTAAATGGTATTCAAAATTCATAACAAATATCAAAAGACAAATTGCCAATGAAATTATTTGTTAGCTCCCAAAAAATTGAAAACTGCATTGTGCAACCAGTAAACTTTCTATCAGTAGAACAAAAATGTTACACAAATTTGACCATAAAAGGAGTAACGTTAAGTtattgaaatataaaaaaaacataattaattATATATTCCCCAACCTGATCAAGTGCCACGCACATACAATGCTATTtaaagcagcaacaacaaatatatGCCCCTGCATAGCGTATACTAGCTCTACTTCGAAAATGATATACAGGCAAGTTCGTATGGTGGTGGTACATTTGCACCAGGAAGAACGCTTTAGGTTGCGCTAGCTCTCTCTTTGCCAAACTGCACAAATCTCATAGCTAAAGCACAACTGATATTATAACTTCTAACTAGCAACACGAACTAGCCAAGAAGAATGGCCTTAGAGGGTAATTAGACAGAGCCCGCGAGATGATGTTTCCAACTGTTGCCTGTGGGTAGACTAACTTCAAGCTCGGCATTGGCAAGACAAGATTTCCTATTTCCTTTTGGAGAAATGAATGGATAAGAATGATCAATATTACACACTCAAACACAAGAGAGAATCAGGCCTTTTATATAAGGCTGAGATCGTTTACAGGATAGGTTGTCAAAGAGAGACAATTAGACTTGACTCCCAGGTAAGCAAGAAAAGTGAGGAACTGTACGGATATAACCTATAATACCCGTCTCAGGTGAACTACACTAAAGTCACACAGTGAAAGATTAATACAGACATAAAGAGAGTAACACATTCATATTATCCCCCCCTCAAGCTGTGGCAGTGGAAGAACGTGAAGCTTGTGACGTAGAAATGAAAATTTCTCTGCAGAGAGGACTTTAGTAAAGACATCAGCCACCAACTGAGTAGCCGAGACATAGTTAAGACGAATAGCTTTGGACTGAACTAACTCTCTGATGAAGTGAAAATCAATGGCAACATGCTTCATACGACTATGCAGAGTTGGATTCGAAGCTACATAAATGGTTCTTTTGTTGTCACAACCAAGAGTGGGTGAGGAAGAGAGAAAGACATTAAAGTATTTGAGTAGCTGACAGACCCAGAGAACCTCAGCAGCTGTATGAGCTAAAGAACGATATTCTGCTTCTGTGGAACTGCGAGCAACGATAGGTTGCTTCTTAGAAGACCAAGAAATAGGAGAACCACCAAAAAACACAGTGAAGACACTGGTAGATCGTCTATCATCAGGATTTCATGCCCAGTCAGAGTCTGAGTATGATGACAAAACTAGCAGACCTTGTTTAAGCACAATCCCAAAATCTAGAGTGACTTTGAGGTATCTCAGTATTATCTTTGCGGCTACAAGGTGCACTGTAGTAGGTTGGCTCATATGTTGACAGACTTGATTCACAATATAACAAGTTTATGGCCTAGTCCAAGTCACATATTGAAGAGCACCAACAAGAGATCTGTAATCTGAGGCATCAAGAGATCACCATCATGTTTGTTTATCTTAGTGTCAGCAATGTCTGGAGAAGAACAAGGCTTAGCATCCAGCATATTTGTTCTTTTTAAGAGATCATACTTAGTTTGAGATAGATGCATTGCAGTTGCACTTCTTTTAATTTCCAAGCCCAAGAAGTAGTGAATATCCCCTAAGTCCTTAACTGGAAAAGATGCATAAAGTTGAGATATAACCTGATTATAAGCAGCAACTGAGGAGCCAGTGATGAGGATATCATCAATAGATAAGAATTATGATTATAACTGACCCATGCTTGAAAGTGAATAGAGAAGTATCAGCTTGTGAAGCCTCAAAACCAAGAGAAATAAGGCACTCCATGAGCTTTTCATACCATGCTCTTGGAGCCTGTTTAAGACCATAAATGGACTTATGAAGTCTGCATATATAATCTGGTTTGTCAGGATCTTCAAAACCTGGAGGCTGAGTCATATAAACAACCTCTTTGGGATccccatgaagaaaagcattgcTAATGTCAAGTTGTTTAACAAGCCAGTTGTTATGAACATCAAGGGCTAAAGCAAGTCTAATAGTGGTTGGTTTAGCAACTGGACTAAAGGTTTCTTCATAGTCTACACCTTCTTGCTAATGATAGCCTTTTGCAACAAGTATGGACTTTAATCTATCAACGGTACCATCAGgattatgtttaattttgaaCACCCATTTGCATCCAACTAAGTTTTGTGAAGGATGAGGAGGTTCAAGAGTCCAAGTGCCATCATTTTGAAGAGTTGTACATTCAATGACTAGAGATTTGAGCCATTTAGGATGTCTTTTTGTCAGAACAACATTTTTTGGAACAAAATCTTCTGATGAAGCAAGTAAAAAAGTAGGTATTGGATATTTAGATGAAAATAAATCCTTAGgtggttttggtttaaaaatacCTCTTTTTCCCCTTGTAGTCATTGAATGAGTATTAATGGATCTCTAGACAATGATGGTGTAGTTGATGAAGAGGAAGTATCAATAGTGGAAAGATTATTTGGTACTGTGAGAGAAGTAATAGGAGGAACATCATTAGTAGAAGAGTATTCTTGAACTGGGCTAGTAACTGGTGAATATACATCATGAGAAGTACTTGTAGGTGAGACAATCTCTGGAGATGAAGTATTACTTGGAGCAGTAACTGTTTAAGTTGCAGAAGTGTTATTTGAGCTATTTGTGAAATCCTGTGAATGCAACTGAGAGCTTTGAGAAGTAATATTTGATACGTTTGAGATTTGTTGAGTGAAAGCAGGAAAATATGTTTTATTGAAGGTGACATGTCTTGAGATGAACACTCTGCCAGAACAAGGTTCAAGACATCTATAACCTTTCTGAGATAAAGAGTATCCAATGAAAATACATAGTTTACTTCTAGGCTCCAATTTGGAGTGTGTATAAGGCTTAAGCCATGGATATCATGCACACCCAAAATCTCTCAAAGAAGAATAGTTTGGATTTGTCCCATAAAGCTTCTCATATGGAGATTTGGAAGATATTGAAGCAGTTGGCAGTCTGTTGATTAAGTAATTAGTTGTTTGTAGAGCATCTACCCAGTAACAATCTTGTAAATTTGACTGAATAAGCAAATTTCTACAGATACCAAGTAAATGCTTGTGTTTACTTTCAGCAACTTCATTCTGCTCAGGAGTATATGCACAACAACAATGGTGTTCAACACCATGAAGAGTTAGatattttttaagttcattgttGATGAATTCTCCCCCTCCATCAGTCCTAATAACTTTGATCTTCAAATCAAAATAGTTCTCAGCTTGTAATTTAAAGTTATTGAAGATAGTTATGAAATCTGACTTTCTTATTAATGGAAATACCCAATAATACTTGTTGTAATCATCTATGATGTTACAATAGTAAGTAAATATATTACAAGAAATAGCAAGACAAGGTCCCCAAAGATCCATGTGCAATAATTGAAATAGTTGTGTGGATTCTAAACTAGAAATGGAAAGGGGAGCTTATGAGCTCTTCCTAACTGACAGTCTTTAGAAACAAAAAACTTAAAGATAGACATAGAACTAATGGGAAATAGATGACTAATTCTCTGCATTGACTGAAAAGATGGATGTCCAAGCCTTTGGTGAAGGAGATGTGGTGAAACTTGAACTGCAGATAGGGTCGTAAATAGATGAGGTGAGTCCACCGAAGTTGGAGATGAATTTGTTGTGGATGCTAGGTGAATATGCTATAATCCATTACTACTTTGCCCTTGGAAAATATTCCTCCCACATTTGAGATCCTTCACAAAGAAGTTGTCACCCTCAAATGTTATACTGTAGTTATTAGCTTTTGTAAACTTGTGAACTGACAGTAATGTATGAGATGCTGACGGAACATGAAATATAGTAGGTAGTTGAACATAATTAGAGTGTAGAAATTTGGTAGAATTACTTATTTCAGAGATTGGCATACCTTCACCATTAACAGTGGTGATTTGTTCACTTCCACTATAAAAATGAAAATCCTGTAAATCTAATGCATCTGAAGTAATATGAGCAGTGGCACCTGAGTCACAATACCATGGATTGTCTCCAAGAACATCAGCTGAAGCCATCATAACATGAATATTTAGTGGAATTGTCCGTCCTTGATAAGCAAAGTTCATGCACTGATCGCATTCAATAGCAGAATGACCAAACTTGAAGCAGATTTGACAAGTAGGTCTATGAGGTCTCACACCAGATGTAGAAGAACTCGAAGTAGTTGGTAATGGAGATGGATTTGGTGGTGGAGTAAAAGGATTTGTGGCATAGTTTCTCATAGAAAAGTGAGATGCTGAAGGTGTAGAAGGATATGAGTAGTGAGGTCTAAATTGTGGTCTCGATGAGTAGTTAGGTCTTGATTTTGTGAGGTACCTTAGTAAAACTTGATTCCATGTTGAATCAAGAGAAGAAATTGAAATTTTCAGAAGCTTTGTTTTGCAGGTTTAATGGCGGAAGAAAGAAAAAGGTTATCAGGCCCAGATCGTCTCTGATACCATAGAGAAATGAATGGATAAGAATGATCAATCTTACACACTCAAACACAGAGAGACTCAGGCCTCGTATAGAAGGTTGAGATCGTTTACAGGACAGGCTATCAAAGAGAGACAGTTAGACTTGACTGACAGGTAAGCAAGAAATGTACGGAACTGTATGGATATAACCTATAATACATATCTCAGGTAAACTACGCTAAAGGCACACAATGAAAGATTAATACAGACATGAAGAGAGTAACACACTCGTACTACCTTTTACACTCAGGCTCAGGTCAGACCGCGGGCTTGGTTCATTTTTTAATTAGATCCTACgttgattttttttcctaaagTTCCGAAGTAGACTTTAGGACATGTTAAGATATGCGACTCTATAGGACAAATTAGTTCCAGAGATTTTAGATGAGGTTGAATGTACGTTGGTGCACTAAGTCCCACATTGTAACCGTGATGAAAACCGCTTTTGTAACCGGTTCGTACATTTAGGTTTTGCTAAGCATAACCTCGATTCCAACGGTTGGCTGCCTCTATGAACCTAAATCAAATGGAAAATGCACATGGAAGAAAATACAGCTACAGTAGTCTTACCATGCTGATATTTTTTAGGTATCATTGTCGGCATAAAAATTTCTACTCGTGCATTGTTTGGTGAGTAATCTAAAATATTGTAAGCTACGCTCTTTTGAAAGATTAGTAGCTCCTCACAGCTCCATTATACGGTGCAATATATGTCAACAGCTAGCGGTGCACTCAGAAAAGGGGTCGAACAGAATTGTGCTGAGAAATTCATATAGAGCAAAACCGATATTCAAGCTTTCTAAGTTAACTTTGTTAAGCCGACTCATTGACCTGGTCAATCTTGTGGTTATATGGTTGGGCCCAAAACGGATTTGGGTATAATTCTGCAACAAACCCGATGACTGACCCAAGACCCATGCATGCACTTCCTAGTTCTACTTCCGTAACAAACCCGATAACAAGAGCGATTCCACAGTCATGCATCAGAGCTGTATTAGAGATTAAAGCTAGTTCTCTGTCTGTCTCGATCGATTTGATTGCTAGCTTGATTTCAAAAAAGTCGGTAGCAAAGAGGGTGGCTGGGTGGTGATTAGCAAACGGACAACGATACCAACGGGACTAATAAGCAAAGTATAGGCTGTACTGCAGTGAATTCGTGGTCGATGGGAAATGAGGATTTTCATGCCTTGCTCTAATCCGTTTTTGGTTTATTgttattcataaataatttatattaaagaaaataaaaataaaaatttaaatacTAATCAGAATCCTACTACAACTTcaaaaaaacagaaaagaaaaagaatcctGAACGAACATAAACACCTGCtgtcaagaataaatactttttgtTATTACAATGGTACTGTTATTTGTTTCGTTGCTTTCTCCTTGCTGGTTGTTTTTCAAATTTTACGTGCACAGTGGATCGTTTACTCGGCGGTAAAGCTCTACTTTGCTATCGCTTCTTTTTTATTTCCTTCGACTTTTATCTCCATAATTTTGGTTTATCTTTCCTTGCATGTTTATGTAACATCCTGTTAGCTAGtacttcttgtttttctttgcGTTGCAACATATGGATGGTGAAAAAAGGGATTTTTATCCGGGGGAATCATCTCAAGAGAAGTACTGCGACAATGATAGCTCCTATGGGTGCTCGCTCGGAAGAAACAACAGGTAAATAGTTCTCTTAATAAAGTTAAACAATTCTTTTTTATGAATTTAAGATAATTTGTGGATGGATAATAACTCAATATTTTTACGCTAACACCATGCTTAAAGACCCCTTGTTGTGGACGGGGGCAGTACATTACATATGCGCAAGTAAGGTTGCATATGGTCAGAAATTCAGAATCACACTTGCACTATAGATTCTCACTCTTAGACTGTTTATCAAAAGTTAAAGGTTAGGGATGCTTTAGATAGATTAAGTAAcagatttttttacttttttttgtttttttttttgatcggggGAATGGTGTGTCGCGtaaataaaatggaaaacaaCCATGCATTATGTTACTTGGTCATACAAAATACATTAAAATTCAAAAATCCTAGAAATTAGTTTGTTTGTTTTCTACAACACCCTAGAATTTAGCTTATGGGTGAAAGTTAAATTTCCCAAATTTATACAAGGTCGTGTTTGGAGCTTATGGGTGCCGCGTTAGTACAAGTATGGCAAAGCACGCACAGCATACTGCAAGTCATATGTTAAGTAACTTGGTTTTAGTTGCATTAACCATCGTaatcatatttttgtttgttttcatacCAATGCAGAATCCATGCAGAGGGATCCTCATCCTCGGCAGCTACACAGGTACACGCACCTGCACCGGAATTAGCACAACCCTATCGCGAACCTGGTTGGATATTTCGACCCAATGATTTTGAGATGGTTAAATATTTTCTTCCTTGGAAATCTTCTAATCAACAAATACCATATTATCCAATACAAGAAGCAAATATATATCACTGTGATCCTTTCAAACTCTTAGGTATGTCCGTCTACTTCTACATATTCTATATGGAGATACATGTAATGCATTCTGTTTCTGTATTAAGGTATATACACTGATGGCTTTGTATTTGTTGCTATGTGTCCATACAGACGATTACAGGGAACATGCCGTAGATGGAAAAGATTGGTACTTTTTCACAActagagaaagaaaatatccaaatggggaccgaccaagacgCGATACCGACGGTGGTATGGGATATTGGAGAGCTGCCGGGGAATTTCATAATATTCTTGATACAGATGGAGAAACTCAGATTGGTGTTAAATATACACTAGATTATTACATAGGGAAGCAAAGTGATACCAATCCAGTAAAAACTAATATCAAAATGCATGAGTATGTCCTGGAAACAAAAGATAACAGTCATGCTGAAACTAGAAAGAGAAATAAGGAGTCTAAAGATGGCAATaacaagaagaggaagaaagtcgACGAAAAAAGTCCAAAGCCGGTAAGTATTTGAGAGTTTATGTGTATTATTAGTATATTATTTTTGAATTTTCAAGTGATTTAGCTCTTCTTATTCTTTCATCTTTCTCAATGCAGTTTCATGCGCTGGCACTGTGTAAGATTTATATTAATAGCAGCGAGTTGCAAGAACCTGCAGAGGTAGAAGCAAATCCAGAACCAAACATAGAAGCGAATCCAGAACCGCCCATCGTCAATATAGATTCTGCTGCTGGCCCTGCTGGTGATGAAATTTTTATAGATATCAATGAATTATTTCCAGAATATGGGATGGAATTACCAGTTCCACAACCCGACCTTGATCAGGTCATGACGTGGATTCGGTGATTCTTTCTCACTTCTCATGACCCCCAATGTGATGACTTGGTAATTGATAACCACTTGAGATGCAATATGCAGAATTTCATTTAATTAAGTAAAATCATGAATTTGATTTTAAGTAAATATATGGAATATTGATCACCAATATTTTGATAGACACTTGAAAGTTCAGTGGCTCCAAGAGGAGTTCAGTAATATTGTGCTTGTTACGCTCTTTTAAAAGATTAGTAGCTCCATTTGGATGCAGTTAATGTCAACAAATAGTCGTGCATTTAGAAACGGGGCCACACAAACTTTATATATAGCGCAAAACTGATATGCAGGCTATCTAAGTTAACTTTGTTAAACCAAAAACGATATCACAACTTATCAACTAGCTAAACACTGTATATAAGTTTCAAGGAGCTACTAATTAAATCAGTCAAACTCATTAACCTGGTGAATCTACGTGGTTGGGCCTAAAACGACTTGGACATTTTGATTTGGGGTATAATTCTGTGACCAATCCAAATTAAATGACTAACCCAAGACCAATGGCAACACAAAAGAACAGTTCCCCCATGAAGATTGTGTATGGGAGGGATACCAAACTAACAAGAGTAACACTATGCATCCGAGCAATAGATAGTCGTTTgtacccatttttttttttttggcacaaaacacaattgatttcACCTTACGACGGTGTTGAATATGGTAAAGACatgaaataaatatatataatggaGACTGCGAATTTAATGTGTTTCCACGAATTATGCCTAAATCCACAAAGAAATCCTCTGGAATAGATATCTTATCGACTACGATAATACAATAGTTTTTATTCCCTTTTAGGGGTTCTTGATAAatttttatgtgtattttcattTTTCGAAGCCCCCTTTTTAGGTTCAgatcccttctatttatacaatttGAATGTGAGATGAACcttgaatttgagaagaactCGATTTGTGATAATCTGGAGGAAAAGATATAATTTGGAACTTACTAGAGCTTTAAGCAACAACTTGGTCAGCAAGCAATCCATAAACCTCTTGAACTTTTTTTTAGGAATTCACATTAAATCGGTAGAAACGCGCAAAACTGTCCTATGGGCAATAGATTTGGCCGCCGGGCCTTCAATTCGACCAGTGAGTTGAATTTGACTGACAAGCGTTGAATTTTTGTTGTTGACTACATATTGACTGTAGCCGTCAAGCTTTGAATGGAGAGATTTATGGGCATGCTGCGATGGTAGTTTGGATGGCAGACTGGTTGGCATCACGGCTGACAACATGAATGGTAAACTGCCTGTCAGCACGGCTAGAAAATTAAATAATAGACTGGCTGCCAGCATGACTGGATAACAAGCTCGATGGATAAATAGACCGGACTAGGAGAATCTAGTCACGCGCAAAGCTGGGTGAATCGTGCCGGCCGAACTTGACCGGTGAAGTATGCCGGACAAACTGGACCGATGGACCGGGGCGGGCGACTTAGGTATTGACTCCGTTGATATTTACTTCGACAATTGACCAATAATTGACTTTTACAGTTTATTGACTGTTGACTTTGATTGTCGGCCGATAATTGACATTATGGTAACCCGACAGTTGACTTTATGACATCCTGGGCAGTCCTGGTAAACTGATGACGGACTTGAATGACAGCCGAGTAGTAATCTAAACAACAATTTACCATTGATGTGGTAATTTTATTCTTGGTATAAACAGTGGTGTAGGTAATAAGCTAGTTCTCTAGTACTGGCTCGATTTGATTGACAATTTTGATTTCGAAGAAATCGACCACAAAGAGGGTGGTTATTGAGTCATCTCAAGATAAGCATCTGACAATGATAATAGCTCTTATGAGTGCTCTTCTAAAGAAACAACTAGTAAATAATTCCCTCAATTAGAGTTAAGCAAAAGGTGATTGAATTTGAGATATTTCGCGGATGGATAATAGCTCCTTAATATGGTTCCATTGCTCGTAATTGGAAGGAAATAAGAGATTGTAACTTTAAATTTACATCCCCACACGGCTAAGGTAGAATAAACTCTTATGTGAATCTTATCGTAGAGATCACATTCTTcactctttgttcgtaactggttaAGAGGAAAAAATTTTGTTGATGGTTATTTTTCTGCAAAAAGTAATGACTCATGATTCTTCTAAAATCTAAGACCATTATTTTAACTTCTTCGTTAGTAACTGTAAGGAGCAAGGAAAATATTGGATAAATTTTTTTATGTCCAAGAATATCTTCTCTTGTATAGAGAAAGGTCGTTCACGTTGTTTTCTTTGGGAATGAAATCAAATGCGGGAGCGCTCAATTTTGAACTCGTGCttaattaatactccctccgtttctggaaaaaagatattttcactttttcaatttggcctatttttaggctaaaatgaaaaagtaaaaatatctattttccaaaaatagaggaaatatatctttgtgggggagtGAGTCTGCGGATTATGGAAAAGATTTGTGCCTATAAATTCTTTTCCTTGTGAAGATGCTAAGTTGCAAAACTTAGTAGAATCGATCAAAGGATGGTATGTTATATTTAGTCTTGATAATATTTCGGGGAGTAGTTCATTACGATCCCTTTGCCACTACCTTTgcgagtttttgaaaaaaatggagAGATTATTTGGTAGCATTAAACTAAGACGTATGGGTTTCGGGAGAAATGTCTAAGGGGGTGTGAATTATTTGTGATAGGGAAACTACTAATCTAGAAAAAAAGGCAAGTAAAGACTAA
This portion of the Papaver somniferum cultivar HN1 chromosome 11, ASM357369v1, whole genome shotgun sequence genome encodes:
- the LOC113324680 gene encoding NAC domain-containing protein 105-like, with the translated sequence MDKNDQSYTLKHRETQASYRRLRSFTGQAIKERQLDLTDRIHAEGSSSSAATQVHAPAPELAQPYREPGWIFRPNDFEMVKYFLPWKSSNQQIPYYPIQEANIYHCDPFKLLDDYREHAVDGKDWYFFTTRERKYPNGDRPRRDTDGGMGYWRAAGEFHNILDTDGETQIGVKYTLDYYIGKQSDTNPVKTNIKMHEYVLETKDNSHAETRKRNKESKDGNNKKRKKVDEKSPKPFHALALCKIYINSSELQEPAEVEANPEPNIEANPEPPIVNIDSAAGPAGDEIFIDINELFPEYGMELPVPQPDLDQVMTWIRGIAPACFANDNPSKKASYSSKLLSQWKSSLNQCEKTSTDGDTNSTPAPPISLLGVADPSKYINHISSLIIEISGNSPGTSSSSIVMSSPGKAVSLPIKAGFDSKKLWDQL